The proteins below are encoded in one region of Silene latifolia isolate original U9 population chromosome 2, ASM4854445v1, whole genome shotgun sequence:
- the LOC141641539 gene encoding secreted RxLR effector protein 161-like: protein MVVRSLDIDKDPFRPRENNEEILGPEVPYLSAIGALMYIASTKDMGLFFPNMSRENLVGFADAGYLSDPHNARSQTGYVFTCGGTAISWRSMKQTITATSSNHSQILAIHEASRECVWLRSVIQHIREDCGLSFQKEAPTVLYEDNATCIAQLKEGY, encoded by the exons ATGGTAGTACGATCACTTGATATTGATAAAGATCCATTTCGCCCTAGAGAAAATAATGAAGAGATTCTTGGTCCTGAAGTACCTTATTTAAGTGCAATTGGCGCACTGATGTATATTGCAA GTACGAAGGATATGGGTTTGTTTTTCCCTAACATGTCCAGAGAAAATCTAGTTGGTTTTGCAGATGCAGGTTATTTATCAGATCCTCATAATGCCCGATCACAAACTGGATATGTGTTTACCTGTGGTGGTACTGCCATTTCTTGGCGCTCTATGAAACAAACTATAACGGCTACTTCTTCCAATCATTCTCAGATTTTAGCAATTCACGAGGCAAGCCGTGAATGTGTATGGCTAAGATCTGTAATTCAGCATATACGAGAAGATTGCGGTTTGTCCTTTCAGAAAGAAGCACCCACAGTTTTATATGAAGACAATGCAACATGTATTGCACAACTAAAGGAAggttattga